One Drechmeria coniospora strain ARSEF 6962 chromosome 01, whole genome shotgun sequence genomic region harbors:
- a CDS encoding Nuclear distribution protein pac-1a, with the protein MSRTLPSRQAEELNKSIIAYLVANNLPNAAAALRQEASLGEDVFDAATTKKYESLLEKKWTSIVRLQKKIMDLESRNGSLQSELDNATPTSLARRNQDPASWLPRLPSRHTLESHRDTITCIAFHPRFSSIASGSDDCTIKIWDWELGELEQTIKGHTRAVLGVDYGGPRGATLLASCSSDLSIKIWDPADQYKNIRTLQGHDHSVSAVRFLPSASGAQSGNLLVSASGDKTLRIWDATTGYCLKALKGHSGWVRDVCPSLDGQFVLSTAADHTARLWDVSTPNPEGKVVMTGHENLVRCGAFAPPASYKHLARLAGLTKAPPATSTAEFMATGSRDKTIRLWDARGTCIKTLVGHDNWITSLVFHPGGKHLLSVADDKSLRCWDLSQDGKCVKVLDGAHGHFITCMRWAPSISREVNGGGADQAEGEATAESIRCVIATGSVDKTLKIFAN; encoded by the exons atGAGCCGAACGTTGCCGAGCCggcaggccgaggagct GAACAAGTCCATCATCGCCTACCTCGTCGCCAACAACCTCCCgaacgcggcggcggcgctgcggCAGGAAGCgtccctcggcgaggacgtctttgacgcggcgacgacgaaaaaGTACGAGTCCCTGCTGGAGAAGAAATGGACGAGCATCGTCCGGCTGCAAAAAAAG ATCATGGACCTCGAGTCCCGCAACGGCTCGTTGCAATCCGAACTTGACAACGCCACACCGACGTCGCTCGCTCGGCGGAACCAAGATCCGGCCTCGTGGCTCCCGCGGTTGCCTTCGCGGCACACGCTCGAGTCGCACCGGGACACGATAACGTGCATCGCGTTCCATCCCCGCttctcctccatcgcctcgGGATCCGACGACTGCACCATCAAGATCTGGGACTgggagctcggcgagctcgagcagaCCATCAAGGGCCACACGCGCGCGGTGCTGGGCGTCGACTACGGCGGGCCGCGCGGCGCCACCCTGCTCGCCTCCTGCAGCTCCGACCTCTCCATCAAGATCTGGGACCCCGCCGACCAGTACAAGAACATACGGACGCTGCAGGGCCACGACCACAGCGTGAGCGCCGTGCGCTTcctcccctcggcctcgggcgcgCAGTCGGGCAACCTCCTGGTCAGCGCGAGCGGCGACAAGACGTTGAGGATATGGgacgcgacgacgggctACTGCCTCAAGGCCCTCAAGGGGCACTCGGGCTGGGTGCGGGACGTGTGCCcctcgctcgacggccagTTTGtcctctcgacggccgccgaccACACCGCCCGGCTCTGGGACGTTTCCACGCCGAACCCCGAGGGCAAGGTGGTCATGACGGGGCACGAAAACCTGGTGCGCTGCGGCGCCtttgcgccgccggcctcgtacAAGCACCTCGCCCGGCTCGCGGGCCTGACcaaggcgccgccggcgacgagcacggccgaGTTCATGGCGACGGGGTCGCGGGACAAGACGATCCGGCTGTGGGACGCGAGGGGCACCTGCATCAAGACGCTCGTCGGACACGACAACTGGATCACGTCCCTCGTCTTCCACCCGGGCGGCAAGCACCTGctgtccgtcgccgacgacaagtCCCTCCGGTGCTGGGACCTGAGCCAGGACGGCAAGTGCGTCAAGGTCCTCGACGGGGCGCACGGGCACTTCATCACCTGCATGCGATGGGCGCCGAGCATATCCAGGGAggtcaacggcggcggcgcggaccaggccgagggcgaggcgacggctgAGTCGATCCGGTGCGTGATTGCCACGGGCAGCGTCGACAAGACGTTGAAGATATTTGCGAACTAG